From a region of the Burkholderia lata genome:
- the dmpG gene encoding 4-hydroxy-2-oxovalerate aldolase, producing the protein MNLKGKRITVHDMTLRDGMHPKRHQMTLDQMRAVATGLDAAGVPLIEVTHGDGLGGSSVNYGFPAHTDAEYLGAVIPLLKRAKVSALLLPGIGTVDHLKEAHALGVHTIRVATHCTEADVSEQHIAMARKLDMDTVGFLMMSHMNSPEGLVKQAKLMESYGANCIYITDSAGYMLPDDVKARLGAVRDALQPQTELGFHGHHNLAMGVANSIAAIEAGANRIDGAAAGLGAGAGNTPLEVFVAVCERMGIETGVDVWKIQDVAEDLVVPMMDFPIRLDRDALTLGYAGVYGSFLLFAKRAGDKYGIPARDILVELGRRGMVGGQEDMIEDTALTLAKARAAQAKREAA; encoded by the coding sequence ATGAATCTCAAAGGCAAGCGAATCACCGTCCACGACATGACGCTGCGTGACGGCATGCACCCGAAGCGTCACCAGATGACGCTCGACCAGATGCGCGCGGTGGCGACCGGACTCGATGCGGCCGGCGTGCCGCTGATCGAAGTCACGCACGGCGACGGGCTCGGCGGCTCGTCGGTCAACTACGGTTTTCCCGCGCACACCGACGCCGAATACCTCGGCGCAGTGATCCCGCTGCTCAAGCGCGCGAAGGTATCGGCGCTGCTGCTGCCCGGCATCGGCACCGTCGACCACCTGAAGGAGGCGCACGCGCTCGGCGTGCATACGATCCGCGTCGCGACGCACTGCACCGAGGCCGATGTCTCCGAGCAGCACATCGCGATGGCGCGCAAGCTCGACATGGATACCGTCGGCTTCCTGATGATGAGCCACATGAACAGCCCGGAAGGGCTCGTGAAGCAGGCGAAGCTGATGGAGTCGTACGGCGCGAACTGCATCTACATCACCGACTCCGCTGGCTACATGCTGCCCGACGACGTGAAGGCGCGCCTCGGTGCGGTGCGCGACGCGCTGCAGCCGCAGACCGAGCTCGGTTTTCACGGCCACCACAACCTCGCGATGGGCGTCGCGAACTCGATCGCCGCGATCGAGGCCGGCGCGAACCGGATCGACGGCGCGGCGGCCGGGCTCGGCGCCGGCGCGGGCAATACGCCGCTCGAAGTGTTCGTCGCCGTGTGCGAACGGATGGGCATCGAGACCGGTGTCGACGTGTGGAAGATCCAGGACGTCGCGGAGGATCTCGTCGTGCCGATGATGGACTTCCCGATCCGCCTTGATCGCGATGCGCTGACGCTCGGCTACGCGGGCGTGTACGGCTCGTTCCTGCTGTTCGCGAAGCGCGCGGGCGACAAGTACGGGATCCCGGCGCGCGACATCCTCGTCGAGCTGGGCCGGCGCGGGATGGTCGGCGGGCAGGAGGACATGATCGAAGACACCGCGCTGACGCTCGCGAAGGCGCGCGCGGCGCAAGCGAAGCGGGAGGCCGCATGA
- a CDS encoding acetaldehyde dehydrogenase (acetylating): protein MTRKIRCALIGPGNIGTDLLAKLMRSPVLEPVWMVGIDPDSDGLKRARELGLKTTAEGVDGLLPHVQADAVQIAFDATSAYVHAENSRKLNALGVLMIDLTPAAIGPYCVPPVNLMDHIGSGEMNVNMVTCGGQATIPMVRAVSRVQPVAYGEIVATVSSRSVGPGTRKNIDEFTRTTAAAVAQVGGAKDGKAIIVINPADPPLIMRDTVHCLTETAPDEARIVESVHAMIADVQRYVPGYRLVNGPVFDGNRVSIYLEVEGLGDYLPKYAGNLDIMTAAAARTAEMFAEELLAGRLALQPAAQAA from the coding sequence ATGACCCGAAAAATCCGTTGCGCGCTGATCGGCCCCGGCAACATCGGCACCGACCTGCTCGCCAAACTCATGCGCAGCCCCGTGCTCGAGCCCGTGTGGATGGTCGGCATCGATCCCGATTCCGACGGCCTGAAGCGCGCGCGCGAACTCGGCCTGAAGACGACCGCGGAGGGTGTCGACGGCCTGCTGCCGCACGTACAGGCCGACGCCGTGCAGATCGCGTTCGACGCGACGAGCGCCTACGTGCACGCGGAGAACAGCCGCAAGCTCAACGCGCTCGGCGTGCTGATGATCGACCTGACGCCGGCCGCGATCGGCCCGTACTGTGTGCCGCCCGTCAACCTGATGGATCACATCGGCTCCGGCGAGATGAACGTGAACATGGTCACGTGCGGCGGCCAGGCGACGATCCCGATGGTGCGCGCGGTGTCCCGCGTGCAGCCGGTCGCGTACGGCGAGATCGTCGCGACGGTGTCGTCGCGCTCGGTCGGCCCCGGCACGCGCAAGAACATCGACGAATTCACGCGCACGACGGCGGCGGCAGTCGCGCAGGTCGGCGGCGCGAAGGACGGCAAGGCGATCATCGTGATCAACCCGGCCGACCCGCCGTTGATCATGCGCGACACCGTGCATTGCCTGACCGAGACCGCGCCCGACGAGGCACGCATCGTCGAATCGGTGCACGCGATGATCGCCGACGTGCAGCGCTACGTGCCCGGCTACCGGCTCGTCAACGGGCCGGTGTTCGACGGCAACCGCGTGTCGATCTACCTCGAAGTCGAAGGCCTCGGCGACTACCTGCCGAAGTACGCGGGCAACCTCGACATCATGACGGCCGCCGCCGCGCGCACCGCCGAGATGTTCGCCGAGGAACTGCTGGCCGGCCGCCTCGCGCTCCAGCCGGCCGCGCAGGCAGCCTGA
- the dmpE gene encoding 2-oxopent-4-enoate hydratase — protein MDSTLITALGDRLYDAMASRTPVAPLTSQHEDLSVDDAYRIQQRFVQRRLDAGETVIGKKIGVTSKAVMDMLGVYQPDFGYLLSGMVYGEGECIPLDTLIQPKAEGEIAFVLKRDLLGPGVTNAMVLAATECVMPCFEIVDSRIRDWKIRIGDTVADNASCGVFVLGDQAVSTRRVDLATCGMVLEKNGDVIGTGAGAAALGSPVNAVAWLANTLGRLGIPLKAGEVILSGALAAMAPAGPGDNFRVSIGGIGACSVRFA, from the coding sequence ATGGACTCCACGTTGATTACCGCGCTGGGCGACCGGCTGTACGACGCGATGGCCTCGCGCACGCCCGTCGCACCGCTGACGTCGCAGCACGAGGACCTGTCGGTCGACGACGCGTACCGGATCCAGCAGCGCTTCGTGCAGCGCCGCCTGGACGCCGGGGAAACCGTGATCGGCAAGAAGATCGGCGTCACGTCGAAAGCCGTGATGGACATGCTCGGCGTGTACCAGCCCGATTTCGGCTACCTGCTGTCGGGGATGGTGTATGGCGAAGGCGAGTGCATTCCGCTCGACACGCTGATCCAGCCGAAGGCGGAAGGCGAGATCGCGTTCGTGCTGAAGCGCGACCTGCTCGGCCCCGGCGTGACGAACGCGATGGTGCTCGCCGCGACCGAATGCGTGATGCCGTGCTTCGAGATCGTCGATTCGCGGATTCGCGACTGGAAGATCCGCATCGGCGACACCGTGGCGGACAACGCGTCGTGCGGCGTGTTCGTGCTCGGCGACCAGGCGGTGAGCACACGCCGCGTCGATCTCGCGACCTGCGGGATGGTGCTCGAGAAAAACGGCGACGTGATCGGCACCGGCGCCGGCGCGGCCGCGCTCGGCTCGCCGGTCAATGCCGTCGCGTGGCTCGCCAATACGCTCGGCCGGCTCGGCATCCCGCTGAAGGCCGGCGAAGTGATCCTGTCCGGCGCGCTCGCCGCGATGGCGCCGGCCGGCCCCGGCGACAACTTCCGCGTGTCGATCGGCGGGATCGGCGCATGTTCGGTGCGGTTCGCGTGA
- a CDS encoding 2-hydroxymuconic semialdehyde dehydrogenase yields MYDTEPLAATRGPAGGQPEPRRVRNFIDGDYRAGDRWFDKRSPLDNAVIARVAEASRADVDAAVQAARAALSGPWGGLTVAQRVDILYAVADGITRRFDDFLEAEVADTGKPVSLASHIDIPRGAANFKVFADVVKNVPGETFEMATPDGAGALNYAIRRPVGVVGVICPWNLPLLLMTWKVGPALACGNTVVVKPSEETPQTAALLGEVMNAAGVPRGVYNVVHGFGPGSAGEFLTTHPGVNAITFTGETRTGAAIMKAAADGARPVSLEMGGKNAAIVFADCDFDAAVEGTLRSCFANAGQVCLGTERVYVERPLFERFVAALKAGAEQLRPGRPEADTTGIGPLISQEHRDKVLSYYRKAAELGATVVTGGGVPDMPADLRDGAWVQPTIWTGLGDDSPIARDEIFGPCTLVMPFDSEAEVIGRANANAYGLSTAIWTTHLARAHRVAASIDVGIAWVNSWFLRDLRTAFGGAKQSGIGREGGVHSLEFYTELRNVCIKL; encoded by the coding sequence ATGTACGACACGGAACCTCTCGCCGCGACACGCGGCCCCGCCGGCGGGCAGCCGGAACCGCGGCGCGTCCGCAACTTCATCGACGGCGACTATCGCGCGGGCGATCGCTGGTTCGACAAGCGCTCGCCGCTCGACAACGCCGTGATCGCCCGCGTGGCCGAAGCGAGCCGCGCGGATGTCGACGCGGCCGTGCAGGCGGCGCGCGCGGCGCTGTCGGGGCCGTGGGGCGGGCTGACCGTCGCGCAGCGCGTCGACATCCTGTACGCGGTGGCCGACGGCATCACGCGCCGCTTCGACGATTTCCTCGAAGCCGAAGTGGCCGACACCGGCAAGCCGGTGAGCCTCGCGAGCCATATCGACATTCCGCGCGGCGCCGCGAACTTCAAGGTGTTCGCCGACGTCGTGAAGAACGTGCCCGGCGAAACCTTCGAAATGGCGACGCCGGACGGCGCGGGCGCGCTCAACTACGCGATCCGCCGCCCGGTCGGCGTGGTCGGCGTGATTTGCCCGTGGAACCTGCCGCTGCTGCTGATGACGTGGAAGGTCGGCCCCGCGCTGGCGTGCGGCAACACGGTGGTCGTGAAGCCGTCGGAGGAAACGCCGCAGACGGCCGCGCTGCTCGGCGAAGTGATGAACGCGGCGGGCGTGCCGCGCGGCGTCTACAACGTCGTGCACGGCTTCGGGCCCGGTTCGGCCGGCGAATTCCTGACGACCCATCCCGGCGTGAACGCGATCACGTTCACCGGTGAGACGCGCACCGGCGCGGCGATCATGAAGGCGGCGGCCGACGGCGCGCGGCCCGTCAGCCTCGAGATGGGCGGCAAGAACGCGGCGATCGTGTTTGCCGACTGCGATTTCGACGCGGCTGTCGAAGGCACGCTGCGCTCGTGCTTCGCGAACGCGGGGCAGGTGTGCCTCGGCACCGAGCGCGTGTATGTCGAGCGTCCGCTGTTCGAGCGCTTCGTCGCCGCGCTGAAGGCCGGCGCCGAGCAACTGCGGCCGGGCCGCCCGGAAGCGGACACGACCGGTATCGGCCCGTTGATCAGCCAGGAGCACCGCGACAAGGTGCTGTCGTACTACCGCAAGGCCGCCGAGCTCGGCGCGACGGTCGTGACGGGCGGCGGCGTGCCCGACATGCCGGCAGACCTGCGCGACGGCGCCTGGGTGCAGCCGACGATCTGGACGGGCCTCGGCGACGATTCGCCGATCGCGCGCGACGAGATCTTCGGGCCGTGCACGCTCGTGATGCCGTTCGATTCGGAGGCCGAGGTGATCGGCCGCGCGAATGCGAACGCGTACGGGCTGTCGACCGCGATCTGGACCACCCACCTCGCCCGCGCGCATCGCGTCGCCGCGTCGATCGACGTCGGCATCGCGTGGGTCAATTCGTGGTTCCTGCGCGACCTGCGCACCGCGTTCGGCGGCGCGAAGCAATCGGGCATCGGCCGCGAAGGCGGCGTGCATTCGCTCGAGTTCTACACGGAACTCCGCAACGTCTGCATCAAGCTCTGA
- a CDS encoding GlcG/HbpS family heme-binding protein, with amino-acid sequence MACNDSTRSVVTRTIDWPAAARAAQAAAAAAERLGVRVNVAVVDAAGLLAAFVRMPGAPLHSIDIAIDKAYTAASFGLPTGAWHDALAAHSAAVQQGLVLRPRFVAFGGGLPIVDDGALIGGIGVSGGSEAQDESCARAGLDAAGFGGG; translated from the coding sequence ATGGCTTGCAACGATTCGACCCGCAGCGTCGTCACGCGCACGATCGACTGGCCCGCCGCGGCGCGCGCCGCGCAGGCAGCGGCAGCGGCCGCCGAGCGGCTCGGCGTGCGCGTGAACGTCGCGGTCGTCGATGCGGCCGGCCTGCTCGCGGCATTCGTGCGGATGCCCGGCGCGCCGCTGCATTCGATCGACATCGCGATCGACAAGGCGTACACGGCCGCGAGCTTCGGCTTGCCGACCGGGGCGTGGCACGACGCGCTGGCAGCGCATTCGGCGGCGGTGCAGCAGGGGCTCGTGTTGCGCCCGCGCTTCGTCGCGTTCGGTGGCGGGCTGCCGATCGTCGACGACGGCGCGCTGATCGGCGGCATCGGCGTGTCGGGCGGCAGCGAGGCACAGGACGAAAGCTGTGCACGCGCGGGCCTCGACGCTGCCGGCTTCGGCGGCGGGTGA
- a CDS encoding catechol 2,3-dioxygenase: MGVMRIGHVNLKVMDMEAALRHYVRVLGMQETMRDAAGNVYLKCWDEWDRYSLILSPSDQAGLKHAAYKVEHDADLDALQQRIEAYGIRTEMLPDGALPAVGRQLRFLLPSGHELRLFAQKEQVGTAVGSLNPDPWPDDIPGSAVHWLDHCLLMCEMNPEAGVNRVEENTRFMTECLDFHLAEQVMVGPGNTIQAATWMFRSSTPHDIAFVGGPRNGLHHIAFFLDDWADVLKSADVMAKNKVKIDVAPTRHGITRGTTIYFFDPSGNRNETFAGLGYLAQPDRPVTTWTEDELGRGIFFHSGELNEAFTTVYT; this comes from the coding sequence ATGGGTGTGATGCGTATTGGTCATGTCAATCTGAAGGTGATGGACATGGAAGCGGCGCTGCGTCACTACGTGCGCGTGCTCGGCATGCAGGAGACGATGCGCGACGCGGCCGGCAACGTCTACCTGAAATGTTGGGACGAATGGGACCGGTATTCGCTGATCCTGTCGCCGTCCGATCAGGCGGGGCTCAAGCATGCGGCGTACAAGGTCGAGCACGACGCCGATCTCGACGCGTTGCAGCAGCGTATCGAGGCGTACGGGATCCGGACCGAGATGCTGCCCGACGGCGCGCTGCCGGCGGTGGGCCGCCAGTTGCGCTTCCTGCTGCCGAGCGGGCACGAGCTGCGCCTGTTCGCGCAGAAGGAGCAAGTCGGCACCGCGGTCGGCTCGCTGAATCCCGATCCGTGGCCCGACGACATTCCGGGCTCGGCCGTGCACTGGCTCGACCACTGCCTGCTGATGTGCGAGATGAACCCGGAAGCCGGCGTGAACCGCGTCGAGGAGAACACGCGCTTCATGACCGAGTGTCTCGACTTCCACCTGGCCGAGCAGGTCATGGTCGGCCCGGGCAACACGATCCAGGCCGCGACGTGGATGTTCCGCAGCTCGACGCCGCACGACATCGCGTTCGTCGGCGGCCCGCGAAACGGGCTGCATCACATCGCGTTCTTCCTCGACGACTGGGCCGACGTGCTGAAGTCGGCCGACGTGATGGCGAAGAACAAGGTGAAGATCGACGTCGCGCCTACGCGGCACGGCATCACGCGCGGCACGACCATCTATTTCTTCGATCCGAGCGGCAACCGCAACGAGACCTTCGCGGGGCTCGGCTATCTCGCGCAGCCCGACCGCCCGGTCACGACCTGGACCGAGGACGAGCTCGGGCGCGGGATCTTCTTCCATTCCGGTGAGCTGAACGAAGCGTTCACGACCGTCTACACCTGA
- a CDS encoding 2Fe-2S iron-sulfur cluster-binding protein, with translation MDAGRVCATVTITQTDERYACAAGESLLAGMAKLGRRGIPVGCLNGGCGVCKVRVLRGVVHRLGPISRAHVSADEERDGYALACRVAPDGDVELEVAGRLKKPFFCGSACAGAPVFNK, from the coding sequence ATGGATGCGGGCCGCGTGTGCGCCACGGTGACGATCACGCAGACCGACGAGCGCTATGCGTGCGCGGCCGGCGAATCGCTGCTGGCCGGGATGGCGAAGCTCGGCCGGCGCGGCATTCCGGTCGGGTGCCTGAACGGCGGGTGCGGCGTGTGCAAGGTGCGCGTGCTGCGCGGCGTCGTGCACCGGCTCGGGCCGATCAGCCGCGCGCACGTCAGCGCCGACGAAGAGCGCGACGGCTATGCGCTCGCGTGCCGCGTCGCGCCGGACGGCGACGTCGAGCTGGAAGTGGCGGGCCGGCTGAAAAAGCCGTTTTTCTGCGGCTCGGCCTGCGCCGGGGCGCCGGTATTCAACAAGTAA
- a CDS encoding NADH:ubiquinone reductase (Na(+)-transporting) subunit F: MSHQLTIEPLGVTIEVEEGQTMLDAALRQGIYIPHACCHGLCGTCKVAVLDGETDLGDANPFALMDFEREEGKALACCATLQADTVIEADVDEEPDAEIIPVKDFAADVTRIEQLTPTIKSIRLKLSQPIHFQAGQYVQLEIPGLGQSRAFSIANSPADVAATGEIELNVRQVPGGLGTGYLHEQLAAGDRVRLSGPYGRFFVRRSAALPMIFMAGGSGLSSPRSMIADLLDGGITAPITLVYGQRNAKELYYHDEFRALAERYPNFTYVPALSEGAADAGGGIAQGFVHDVANAHFDGDFSGHQAYLCGPPAMIDACITALMKGRLFERDIYHEKFISAADAQQTRSPLFRRV; this comes from the coding sequence ATGAGCCACCAACTAACCATCGAGCCGCTGGGCGTCACGATCGAGGTCGAGGAAGGGCAGACGATGCTCGACGCGGCGCTGCGCCAGGGCATCTACATTCCGCATGCGTGCTGTCACGGGCTGTGCGGCACCTGCAAGGTCGCCGTGCTCGACGGCGAGACCGACCTCGGCGACGCGAACCCGTTCGCGCTGATGGACTTCGAGCGCGAGGAAGGCAAGGCGCTCGCGTGCTGCGCGACGCTGCAGGCCGACACCGTGATCGAGGCCGACGTCGACGAGGAGCCGGACGCGGAGATCATCCCCGTCAAGGACTTCGCGGCGGACGTCACGCGCATCGAGCAGCTCACGCCGACCATCAAGTCGATCCGCCTGAAGCTGTCGCAGCCGATCCATTTCCAGGCCGGCCAGTACGTGCAGCTCGAGATTCCGGGGCTCGGGCAGAGTCGCGCGTTCTCGATCGCGAATTCGCCGGCCGACGTGGCCGCCACCGGCGAGATCGAGCTGAACGTGCGGCAGGTGCCGGGCGGGCTCGGCACCGGCTACCTGCACGAGCAACTGGCGGCGGGCGACCGCGTGCGGCTGTCGGGCCCGTACGGCCGCTTCTTCGTGCGCCGCTCGGCCGCGTTGCCGATGATCTTCATGGCCGGCGGATCGGGCCTGTCGAGCCCGCGCTCGATGATCGCGGACCTGCTCGACGGCGGCATCACTGCGCCGATCACGCTGGTTTACGGCCAGCGCAACGCGAAGGAGCTCTACTACCACGACGAATTCCGCGCGCTCGCCGAGCGTTACCCGAACTTCACGTACGTGCCGGCGCTGTCCGAAGGCGCGGCGGATGCCGGTGGCGGAATCGCGCAGGGGTTCGTGCACGACGTCGCGAACGCGCATTTCGACGGCGACTTTTCCGGCCACCAGGCGTACCTGTGCGGGCCGCCCGCGATGATCGACGCCTGCATCACCGCGTTGATGAAGGGCCGCCTGTTCGAGCGCGACATCTATCACGAGAAGTTCATCTCGGCGGCCGACGCGCAACAGACGCGCAGCCCGCTGTTCCGGCGGGTGTGA
- a CDS encoding phenol hydroxylase subunit P4, which translates to MAVIALKPYDFPIKDEVGKFPAPLLYVCWEDHLMFPAPFCLPLPPDLPFGALARDVLPPVYGYHPDFAKIDWDRVEWFRSGEPWAPDAAKSLAGNGLGHKDLISFRTPGLDGLGGASF; encoded by the coding sequence ATGGCCGTCATCGCGCTCAAACCCTACGACTTCCCGATCAAGGATGAGGTCGGGAAGTTTCCGGCACCGTTGCTCTACGTGTGCTGGGAAGACCACCTGATGTTCCCGGCGCCGTTCTGCCTGCCGCTGCCGCCGGACCTGCCGTTCGGCGCGCTCGCACGCGACGTGCTGCCGCCCGTCTACGGCTACCACCCGGACTTCGCCAAGATCGACTGGGATCGCGTCGAGTGGTTCCGTTCCGGCGAGCCGTGGGCGCCGGACGCGGCAAAGAGCCTGGCCGGCAACGGCCTCGGGCACAAGGACCTGATCAGCTTCCGCACACCGGGCCTCGACGGCCTCGGCGGCGCGAGCTTCTGA
- a CDS encoding aromatic/alkene/methane monooxygenase hydroxylase/oxygenase subunit alpha, protein MDTPTLKKKLGLKDRYAAMTRGLGWETTYQPMDKVFPYDRYEGIKIHDWDKWVDPFRLTMDAYWKYQGEKEKKLYAVIDAFTQNNAFLGVTDARYINALKLFIQGVTPLEYLAHRGFAHVGRHFTGEGARIACQMQSIDELRHYQTETHAMSTYNKFFNGFHHSNHWFDRVWYLSVPKSFFEDAYSSGPFEFLTAVSFSFEYVLTNLLFVPFMSGAAYNGDMSTVTFGFSAQSDESRHMTLGIECIKFLLEQDPGNVPIVQRWIDKWFWRGYRLLTLVAMMMDYMQPKRVMSWRESWEMYAEQNGGALFKDLARYGIREPKGWQDACEGKDHISHQAWSTFYGFNAASAFHTWVPTEDEMNWLAAKYPDSFDRYYRPRFDHWGEQAKAGNRFYMKTLPMLCQTCQIPMLFTEPGNPRKIGARESDYLGNKFHFCSDHCKEIFDHEPQKYVQAWLPVHQIHQGNCFPPDADPSAEGFDPLAAVLDYYAVGMGRDNLDFEGSEDQRNFAAWRGQATSN, encoded by the coding sequence ATGGACACGCCTACGCTCAAGAAAAAACTCGGCCTGAAGGACCGCTACGCGGCGATGACGCGCGGCCTCGGCTGGGAGACGACCTACCAGCCGATGGACAAGGTCTTCCCGTACGACCGCTACGAGGGCATCAAGATCCACGACTGGGACAAGTGGGTCGACCCGTTCCGCCTGACGATGGACGCGTACTGGAAGTACCAGGGCGAGAAGGAAAAGAAGCTGTACGCGGTGATCGACGCGTTCACGCAGAACAACGCGTTCCTCGGCGTGACCGATGCGCGCTACATCAACGCGCTGAAGCTGTTCATCCAGGGCGTGACGCCGCTCGAATACCTCGCGCATCGCGGCTTCGCGCACGTCGGCCGGCACTTCACCGGCGAGGGTGCGCGCATCGCGTGCCAGATGCAGTCGATCGACGAATTGCGGCACTACCAGACCGAAACGCACGCGATGTCGACGTACAACAAGTTCTTCAACGGCTTCCATCACTCGAACCACTGGTTCGACCGCGTCTGGTACCTGTCGGTGCCGAAGTCGTTCTTCGAAGATGCGTACTCGTCGGGGCCGTTCGAATTCCTGACGGCCGTGAGCTTCTCGTTCGAATACGTGCTGACGAACCTGCTGTTCGTGCCGTTCATGTCGGGCGCGGCCTACAACGGCGACATGTCGACCGTCACGTTCGGCTTTTCCGCGCAGTCGGACGAGTCGCGCCACATGACGCTCGGCATCGAGTGCATCAAGTTCCTGCTCGAGCAGGACCCGGGCAACGTGCCGATCGTGCAGCGCTGGATCGACAAGTGGTTCTGGCGCGGCTACCGGCTGCTGACGCTCGTCGCGATGATGATGGACTACATGCAGCCGAAGCGCGTGATGAGCTGGCGCGAATCGTGGGAGATGTACGCGGAGCAGAACGGCGGCGCGCTGTTCAAGGATCTCGCGCGCTACGGCATTCGAGAGCCGAAGGGCTGGCAGGACGCGTGCGAAGGCAAGGACCACATCAGCCACCAGGCATGGTCGACGTTCTACGGCTTCAACGCGGCGTCCGCGTTCCACACCTGGGTGCCGACGGAAGACGAGATGAACTGGCTGGCGGCGAAGTATCCCGACTCGTTCGACCGCTACTACCGCCCGCGCTTCGACCACTGGGGTGAACAGGCGAAAGCCGGCAACCGCTTCTACATGAAGACGCTGCCGATGCTGTGCCAGACCTGCCAGATCCCGATGCTGTTCACCGAGCCCGGCAACCCGCGCAAGATCGGCGCGCGCGAATCGGACTACCTCGGCAACAAGTTCCATTTCTGCAGCGATCACTGCAAGGAAATCTTCGATCACGAGCCGCAGAAGTACGTGCAAGCGTGGCTGCCCGTGCATCAGATCCACCAGGGCAACTGCTTCCCGCCCGATGCGGACCCGAGCGCCGAAGGCTTCGATCCGCTCGCCGCCGTACTCGACTACTACGCGGTGGGCATGGGTCGCGACAACCTCGATTTCGAAGGCTCGGAAGACCAGAGGAACTTCGCGGCATGGCGTGGCCAGGCCACGAGCAACTGA
- a CDS encoding MmoB/DmpM family protein, giving the protein MSNVFIAFQANEESRPIVEAIVADNPLATVVESPGMIKIDSPDRLTIRRETIEELTGTRFDLQQLQVNLITLSGHIDEDDDQFTLSWSH; this is encoded by the coding sequence ATGTCCAACGTATTCATCGCCTTTCAGGCCAATGAGGAGTCCAGACCGATCGTCGAGGCGATCGTCGCGGACAACCCGCTCGCGACGGTGGTCGAGTCGCCCGGCATGATCAAGATCGATTCGCCCGACCGGCTGACGATCCGCCGCGAAACGATCGAGGAACTCACCGGTACGCGTTTCGACCTGCAGCAACTGCAGGTGAACCTGATCACGCTGTCCGGCCATATCGACGAGGACGACGACCAGTTCACGCTGAGCTGGTCGCACTGA
- a CDS encoding phenol hydroxylase, translated as MTIELKTVDIKPLRHTFAHVAQNIGGDKTATRYQEGMMGAQPQANFHYRPTWDPDYEIFDASRSAIRMANWYALKDPRQFYYASWATTRARQQDTMEANFEFVESRRMIGLMRNDVAAHALDVLVPLRHAAWGANMNNAQVCALGYGTAFTAPAMFHAMDNLGVAQYLTRLALAMAEPDVLDTAKAAWTTGAAWQPLRRYVEDTLVVADPVELFVAQNLALDGLLYPLVYDRFVDERIALAGGSAVAMLTAFMPEWHTESNRWIDAVVKTMASESDDNRALLARWTRDWSERADAALAPVATLALQDDGRAALDEAREQFHTRVAKLGIAR; from the coding sequence GTGACCATCGAGCTGAAGACAGTCGACATCAAGCCGCTCCGGCACACCTTTGCGCACGTGGCGCAGAACATCGGCGGCGACAAGACGGCGACGCGCTACCAGGAAGGCATGATGGGCGCGCAGCCCCAGGCGAACTTCCATTACCGCCCGACGTGGGATCCCGATTACGAGATCTTCGACGCATCGCGTTCGGCGATCCGGATGGCGAACTGGTACGCGCTGAAGGATCCGCGCCAGTTCTACTACGCGTCGTGGGCGACCACGCGGGCCCGCCAGCAGGACACGATGGAAGCGAACTTCGAGTTCGTCGAGTCGCGCCGGATGATCGGCCTGATGCGCAACGACGTCGCCGCGCACGCGCTCGACGTGCTGGTGCCGCTGCGCCACGCGGCCTGGGGCGCGAACATGAACAACGCGCAGGTCTGCGCGCTCGGCTACGGCACCGCGTTCACGGCGCCCGCGATGTTCCATGCGATGGACAACCTCGGGGTTGCGCAATACCTCACGCGGCTCGCGCTCGCGATGGCCGAGCCCGATGTGCTCGACACCGCCAAGGCGGCGTGGACGACCGGCGCCGCGTGGCAGCCGCTGCGGCGTTATGTCGAGGACACGCTGGTGGTTGCCGATCCGGTCGAGCTGTTCGTCGCGCAGAACCTGGCGCTCGACGGGCTGCTTTACCCGCTCGTGTACGACCGCTTCGTCGACGAGCGGATCGCGCTCGCGGGCGGCTCGGCGGTGGCGATGCTGACCGCGTTCATGCCGGAATGGCACACCGAATCGAACCGCTGGATCGATGCCGTCGTAAAGACGATGGCGTCCGAATCCGACGACAACCGCGCGCTGCTGGCACGCTGGACGCGCGACTGGTCCGAGCGGGCCGACGCGGCGCTCGCGCCGGTGGCGACGCTGGCGCTGCAGGACGACGGCCGCGCCGCGCTCGACGAAGCGCGAGAACAGTTCCACACGCGTGTCGCGAAGCTCGGCATCGCGCGCTGA